In the Streptomyces formicae genome, one interval contains:
- a CDS encoding DEAD/DEAH box helicase — translation MSVKLRDHQIEAVAAIVRGLDVPPGGIPWNGLRGQVHAACGTGKTIMAAASARRLVPRGRVLVLVPTLDLLAQTVRAWHEAGHKGPAVAVCSLQDDPGLWSLKVRSTTNPIQLALWHGSGPVTIYATYASLGVLAEAFEGVYGQKLDPVDLAVVDEAHRTSGSMGKAWADIHDQTVIPAYRRLYLTATPRIWEERLSREVVEGVRDPLPREMAASMDDEKVFGPVLYKLSLASAVSRGLLARYQIIVLELKDPVVTPERLMGEERRSEEVRGQRLGALQTALLHTMAQHDLSTCITFHHRTIEAQAYAEGLERVAAKLHADQPETYAARIWADWLCGEHVPEHRQEVLGSFGSTARRAVLSNCRVLGEGVDIRAVDSVALLDPKGAPHDIVQAIGRALRQKPGQGKLASLIVPVFLQPGEQPEDMFTSGSYRPLVKVLEGLRAHDEEAVELLAIPQEPQKDVAQPSVNIGVAPEDGEEESRLLLRFAAPRDPVMVADWVSFNVIDTERQDWARGWAKLKAYVERVGNARVPYGHREGATPLGQWVAEQRRAYGAGQMSGQRARRLEKLGMVWSLADERFQENLAAAKAYYGQHWTLCAPRSASMLDRPLGMWLANLRRQGALEGHPEWEMALREVDEDWNPAWPAEWQRHYAALRELVRDEDGQAGAVKVLPGVTVHGMDIGKWLARQRKPEVWAALTDGQRERLEAVGVTPLPAAPAPVPEVSAGASTAPVSAFERGVAALTQYKAREGSVTVPRAHVETVELSGQEHPVKLGVWIMNQKGRRAKLTTDKLATLAALELEWAQEG, via the coding sequence ATGTCCGTGAAGCTGCGTGATCACCAGATCGAGGCCGTTGCCGCCATTGTGCGGGGTCTCGATGTTCCGCCGGGTGGTATTCCCTGGAATGGTCTTCGTGGGCAGGTGCACGCGGCGTGTGGGACGGGGAAGACCATCATGGCTGCCGCGTCGGCGAGGCGGCTTGTGCCCAGGGGGCGTGTGCTCGTGTTGGTGCCGACGCTGGATCTGCTGGCGCAGACGGTGAGGGCGTGGCACGAGGCCGGTCACAAGGGGCCGGCGGTGGCGGTGTGTTCGCTCCAGGACGATCCAGGGCTGTGGTCGTTGAAGGTGCGCTCCACGACGAACCCGATCCAGTTGGCGCTGTGGCACGGCTCCGGGCCCGTGACTATCTACGCCACCTACGCGTCTCTGGGTGTCCTGGCGGAGGCCTTCGAAGGTGTCTACGGTCAGAAGCTTGACCCAGTAGACCTCGCGGTAGTTGATGAGGCCCACCGGACAAGTGGCTCGATGGGGAAGGCGTGGGCCGACATCCACGACCAGACCGTCATCCCTGCCTACCGACGGCTGTACTTGACGGCCACACCACGGATCTGGGAAGAGCGGCTCAGTCGGGAGGTCGTCGAAGGAGTCCGTGACCCGCTGCCGAGGGAGATGGCAGCTTCCATGGACGACGAGAAGGTCTTCGGGCCTGTCCTGTACAAGCTCTCGCTCGCCTCTGCCGTCTCCCGAGGTTTGCTGGCGCGATACCAGATCATCGTGTTGGAGCTGAAGGACCCTGTCGTCACTCCTGAGCGGCTGATGGGCGAGGAGCGGCGCAGCGAAGAGGTCCGCGGGCAGCGTCTTGGGGCCTTGCAGACTGCGCTGTTGCACACGATGGCGCAGCACGACCTGTCGACGTGCATCACCTTCCACCACCGCACCATCGAGGCGCAGGCGTATGCGGAGGGCCTGGAGCGCGTCGCGGCCAAGCTGCACGCGGATCAGCCCGAGACGTACGCCGCTCGGATCTGGGCGGACTGGCTGTGCGGCGAGCACGTCCCCGAGCACCGGCAGGAGGTCCTGGGTTCGTTCGGGTCGACGGCGCGGCGGGCCGTGCTCTCGAACTGTCGTGTTTTGGGCGAGGGTGTCGACATCCGCGCGGTAGACTCGGTTGCCCTCCTGGACCCGAAGGGGGCACCGCACGACATCGTCCAGGCTATCGGCCGGGCACTCCGCCAGAAGCCCGGACAAGGCAAGCTCGCCTCCCTGATCGTGCCCGTCTTCCTCCAGCCCGGAGAGCAGCCCGAGGACATGTTCACCTCCGGCTCCTACCGGCCCCTGGTGAAAGTCCTGGAAGGACTGCGGGCCCACGATGAAGAGGCGGTGGAACTCCTCGCCATCCCCCAGGAACCGCAGAAGGACGTCGCCCAGCCGTCCGTGAACATCGGTGTCGCACCAGAAGACGGCGAGGAGGAATCCCGCCTGCTGCTCCGTTTTGCCGCTCCGCGTGATCCGGTGATGGTCGCGGACTGGGTTTCGTTCAACGTGATCGATACCGAGCGGCAGGACTGGGCGCGCGGTTGGGCGAAGTTGAAGGCGTACGTCGAGCGGGTCGGGAACGCGAGGGTTCCCTACGGGCACAGGGAGGGTGCGACACCGCTTGGGCAGTGGGTCGCAGAGCAGCGACGGGCGTACGGAGCGGGGCAGATGAGCGGCCAGCGTGCCCGGCGGTTGGAGAAGCTCGGCATGGTGTGGTCGCTGGCCGATGAGCGGTTCCAGGAGAACCTGGCGGCTGCCAAGGCGTACTACGGCCAGCACTGGACACTCTGCGCGCCCCGCTCCGCCAGCATGCTGGACCGGCCGTTGGGGATGTGGCTCGCGAATTTGCGGCGACAGGGTGCGCTGGAGGGCCACCCCGAGTGGGAGATGGCGCTCAGGGAGGTCGACGAGGACTGGAACCCGGCCTGGCCGGCGGAGTGGCAGCGGCACTACGCCGCACTGCGCGAGCTCGTGCGCGACGAAGACGGCCAGGCTGGCGCGGTGAAGGTCCTGCCCGGGGTCACGGTCCACGGCATGGACATCGGGAAGTGGCTGGCCCGGCAGCGGAAACCCGAGGTATGGGCGGCCCTGACGGACGGTCAGCGCGAACGCCTGGAGGCTGTCGGTGTCACCCCGCTCCCCGCAGCCCCCGCCCCGGTGCCGGAGGTGTCCGCCGGGGCGTCCACGGCGCCCGTGAGCGCCTTTGAGAGGGGCGTCGCGGCCCTGACCCAGTACAAGGCCCGGGAAGGCTCTGTGACCGTCCCCAGAGCCCACGTAGAGACGGTCGAGCTCAGCGGTCAGGAGCACCCCGTCAAGCTCGGAGTCTGGATCATGAATCAGAAAGGGCGCCGCGCGAAGCTCACCACCGACAAACTCGCCACGCTCGCTGCCCTTGAGCTGGAATGGGCACAGGAAGGTTAA